GATTATACATACGGAGTTCCGGGCGTTTGTCTTCGAGCAGCTGGGCAATGGATCGAAGCAGAATGACATCCTGTTCGATCCGTGCGGTGATTCTGGGCCGCTGGATCTTGAGAGCGAGAACGGTCCCGTCCTGCATAACGGCACGATACACCTGGGAAATCGAGGCGGCTGCAAGCGGTTTCGGGTCGACGGAGGTAAACACGTCACGCCAGTCAGGGATGTATTCGTCCAGCGTCGGGATGACTTCATCGAACGGAACCACGCCCACTCTGTCCTGCAGTTTGCACAGCTCATCGATCATCTCGGCCGGGAAGAGTTCCGTTCGCGTGCTCATTAACTGGCCGAACTTAACGAATGTGGGACCGAGCTCTTCGAGAGCCATGCGGATCCTGGCATACGTCGAGTATCCGCTGTACTCCTCTACAGCTGTTTTTTTCGTATTGATAAAACCGGGGAACAGTTCGTTGATGAAATACCCAAACCCGTATTTGACTAGCACATCAGCAATCTGACCATATCTTCGAAGACTTACACTCGCCATAGTGTAGTTGTTAATTGGCTTTTACAGATGTAAATATTACGGCTAAATTATCCTATAGAAAGCACTTATAACCTTGAGGCTCGAATTATTGTAATACCTTAGAAACTAAGGCAGGATTGATTAAAAATGGACAAATACCGTTGCTCGGTCTGTGGATACGTCTACGACCCTGAAAAAGGTGCAGGAATCATATACCCTCCAGGAACCGCTTTTGAATCACTTCCGGACACGTGGAAGTGCCCTGTCTGCGGCGCAAGCAAATCGCAGTTTAAAAAGGTGTAACCGTTTATGGCAGCCCGCGAGATTGTTGAAAACATCTATGCGGTCGGTACGATCAACTGGGACCTCCGGTACTTTGATGCGATCATGCCGACACCGAGAGGGAGCAGTTACAACGCTTACCTCATAAAAGGCAGCGAAAAGACCGCCCTCGTCGATACCGGTGAACCCCACGGAGAAGCTGAGTTCATCACCAATCTTATGCGGGTGGACCAGCATTCTCTGGATTATATCGTCTGTCTGCATGCAGAACAGGATCATTCCGGCATGCTGCCGCTTCTTCTCGAAGTGTATCCTATGGCAAAGGTCGTCACGAACGAGGTCTGCAAAGGCCTTCTGATGGCTATGCACCATCTGGAAGAACTCGACGAGCGGTTCATCGTTATCGGGGACAGAGAGACGCTTTCTCTCGGCGACAAAACGCTGAAGTTCTATCTCACTCCCTGGGTCCACTGGCCCGACACGATGTTTGCGGAGGTTGTCGAGGACAAGATTCTCTTTACCTCGGATTTCCTTGGGACACATTACGCATCCCCGACGCTTTTCCAGGACAATGATCTTCCCGATTATCTGGAGTCAGCAAAACGTTACTATGCAGCGATTATGATGCCGTTTAGGGCATCGGTCCGCGAGTATCTGACGCTTGTTGACGAGATCGCGCCGAAAATCATCGGTCCAAGTCACGGTCCTGTTTTGAAGCTTCCCGCAAAGATCATGGATCTCTACCGTGAATGGGCATCCGACACCCCGAAAAACATCGTTGTTGTCGCATATGTTTCCATGCACGGAAGCACCGAAATGATGGTGAATTTCCTTGTCGATGATCTTGTTCAGCGGGGAATTCCCGTTCAGCAGTACAATCTCCTGGAAACGGATTCGGGTGTTCTCGGCAGTTCGATCGTCGATGCAGCAACCATCATTCTTGCAACACCGACCGTTCTTTTCGGTCCTCACCCGGTCGCAGTGAACGTTGCGTATCTGGTCAGGGCGCTTCGGCCGAAAGCGAAATACCTTGGCGTGATCGGTTCATACGGCTGGGGAACCAATGCCGTGAATTATCTCGCCGAGATGCTGTCGCCTCTTGGAGCCGAAGTACTCGAGCCGGTTTATATCAAAGGTCTTCCCGACGAGCCGGCCATCGCGGATCTGCACAAACTGGCGGATTCAATCGAAGAGCGTCATAAAACGCTCTGAATCTCTTTTTTTATTCCCCGATACGTACGTTTTTATTTCTGGTTGACGTAAGATTTCAGTATGACAAAGGCAAAAGAGATCTACAAATGTACCATCTGCGGGAACACTGTCAGAGTTATCGGAAAAGGCAAAGGCGAACTCGTCTGCTGCGGTCAGCCGATGAATCTGCTTGCAGAAAACAGCACCGACGCCTCGCTTGAAAAGCATGTTCCGGTCATCGAAGAGGTCACCGGAGGATACAAAGTAGCGGTCGGTTCAGCTCCCCAC
The sequence above is a segment of the uncultured Methanocorpusculum sp. genome. Coding sequences within it:
- a CDS encoding FprA family A-type flavoprotein produces the protein MAAREIVENIYAVGTINWDLRYFDAIMPTPRGSSYNAYLIKGSEKTALVDTGEPHGEAEFITNLMRVDQHSLDYIVCLHAEQDHSGMLPLLLEVYPMAKVVTNEVCKGLLMAMHHLEELDERFIVIGDRETLSLGDKTLKFYLTPWVHWPDTMFAEVVEDKILFTSDFLGTHYASPTLFQDNDLPDYLESAKRYYAAIMMPFRASVREYLTLVDEIAPKIIGPSHGPVLKLPAKIMDLYREWASDTPKNIVVVAYVSMHGSTEMMVNFLVDDLVQRGIPVQQYNLLETDSGVLGSSIVDAATIILATPTVLFGPHPVAVNVAYLVRALRPKAKYLGVIGSYGWGTNAVNYLAEMLSPLGAEVLEPVYIKGLPDEPAIADLHKLADSIEERHKTL
- a CDS encoding rubredoxin, producing the protein MDKYRCSVCGYVYDPEKGAGIIYPPGTAFESLPDTWKCPVCGASKSQFKKV
- a CDS encoding desulfoferrodoxin, with translation MTKAKEIYKCTICGNTVRVIGKGKGELVCCGQPMNLLAENSTDASLEKHVPVIEEVTGGYKVAVGSAPHPMLEEHYITWVALKTDDGIVHEKFLVPGEKPEMIVKTTAKAEKAGEYCNQHGLWVKKV